A window of Phragmites australis chromosome 2, lpPhrAust1.1, whole genome shotgun sequence genomic DNA:
TAATCACAATTTAGGTACAATAGTACGATTTCTGTTACATACCTTCTATTTGCGAAAAAAGCAAGCCAAGAACGGAATGAGGAAGGACAAAATCTTTGTGCCCAACACCGCAAAATCCCTCTACCGCCAACTCTAGATCGAATCAGAGTTCATGCCGCCTGCTTGCAGTTCTTTACCCGACATCGACTCTTAAAATCTTGATTCCCAACGTTGCAAAACCCCTCTGTTACCGACACCAACCTTCCTGTTATCGTTGTATCTACTATAACCCGCTATCACACATAAGATTTATGCACGataaagagagaagaaaggagGAGCATGCGGTCGTACCAGGGATCCGATGAAGGGATCCATCTTCATCGACGGATCGCGCGAGAAAGGAGAAATGAGCGACGGATCACAGGAAAAAAGAGCGACGGGAGGATCTCGTGGTTCCTGATGATATCGTTCGATCGATTTAGATGTACGAGACAGTTCAACATCTATATCGAATATTCTCCAAACCTTAATCTCTCCGTCCAGAATGGATTGGATCCGTCCAAGGAACCAAACGCGGGATAAGATCTGATCCTGGACAGTCCCCGTACATGAACACCACGATGCGAGCATCCAAACACATGCTAAAAAACTCGCCGACCCGGCCTCTTCTTGATGCATAGGCCATTTAATTTTTTGCCATCCTAAAAAAGTGTCACTTCATCGCTCTTAGTTACCTGAGTCTGACAAATGGGCTAATGGTAAAATCATAAGGGTGACATATTCTTAATTTTTCCCTGATGCGCGTGTCTCCATGCGGCTCCAACCCACTTAGTCCCGGCTggggctgctgcggcggcgatGAAGCGGCCGCCGCTGCGGCGCTCGTTCGCGGTGCTCATCTTCGTCGTGCTCGTCGGGGTGGGTTCGGTGAACACCGCGCTCCGGCgcgccgcggcgccggcgcccgcgcGGGAGGCCCCGCCGCTCCCCCTCGACCTGGCGCGCCTCAACGCCACGCTCCTACGCCTGGCCGCCGTCGATCCCTCCGAGGCGTCGCTGCGGCGCGACGTGGATGACCTCCTCGAGGGCCGCCTCCCGGCCTCCTCGGCGCGCGCCCGCGCGTGGCGGCGCCGCGACAggctcctcctccaccctctCCATCTCCACCACCGCGGCCACCACCCGGACGACGGCCACGACACCCTGCTCCACCCGCTCCCGCGCCAGGAGCAGTTCCACCTCGACCCCGCCCTCCGCCGCGCGCTCCGCTCCTGGCACCGCCTCCGCCGCTACGACCCCGCCGTCCTTCGCagcctcccctccctcctctccctccccggCCGCATCCCCTCCTGCGCCGTCGTCGGCAACAGCGGCATCCTCCTCCGGGCAAACCACGGGGCCCTCATCGACTCTCACGACGCCGTGTTCCGCCTCAACAACGCCCGCATCTCGGGCTTCGCCGCGCACGTCGGCAGCAAGACCAACTTCTCCTTCATCAACAGCAACATCCTCCACCTCTGCGCGCGCCGCCCAGGCTGCTTCTGCCACCCCTACGGCGAAGGCGTCCCCATTCTCCTCTACATCTGCCAGGCCGCCCACTTCCTCGACGTCGCCGCCTGCAACGCCACCTCCCACTCCCGCCACGGCGCCCCTATCTCCGTCACCGACGCCCGCCTCGACGTCCTCTGCGCGCGCATCGTCAAATACTACTCCCTCCGCCGGTTCGTCGCCGAGACGGGCCACGCTGCCGAGGAGTGGGACCGCGCGCACGACGCGGCTATGTTCCACTACTCGTCCGGGATGCAGGCCATCATGGTCGCGGCGGGAGTGTGCGACAGGGTCAACGTGTTTGGGTTCGGGAAGGCCACCGACGCGAAGCACCATTACCACAGCAACCAGAAGACGGAGCTGGACCTTCACGACTACGAGGCGGAGTACGCCTTCTACCGCGACCTCGCCGAGCGCCCGCAGGTAGTCCCCTTCCTCAAGGATGCCGGGTTCGCCGTCCCGCCCGTCGTGTTCTACCATTAGGCCAGCCTCCTAGAGTGCGCGCCATGTGCTCGACGTTATGTGTCACTGgtggttttctttttttgggtTTGATTGGTGACTACAATGTATAATTTGCTGTGTAAGGTGGGTTAGTGTATTGTGATTAGATAATAGGCAAGTTAAGATAGCAAATTTTCGTGTGCTGT
This region includes:
- the LOC133909210 gene encoding sialyltransferase-like protein 1 — encoded protein: MKRPPLRRSFAVLIFVVLVGVGSVNTALRRAAAPAPAREAPPLPLDLARLNATLLRLAAVDPSEASLRRDVDDLLEGRLPASSARARAWRRRDRLLLHPLHLHHRGHHPDDGHDTLLHPLPRQEQFHLDPALRRALRSWHRLRRYDPAVLRSLPSLLSLPGRIPSCAVVGNSGILLRANHGALIDSHDAVFRLNNARISGFAAHVGSKTNFSFINSNILHLCARRPGCFCHPYGEGVPILLYICQAAHFLDVAACNATSHSRHGAPISVTDARLDVLCARIVKYYSLRRFVAETGHAAEEWDRAHDAAMFHYSSGMQAIMVAAGVCDRVNVFGFGKATDAKHHYHSNQKTELDLHDYEAEYAFYRDLAERPQVVPFLKDAGFAVPPVVFYH